A part of Streptomyces sp. NBC_01235 genomic DNA contains:
- a CDS encoding methyltransferase domain-containing protein, whose translation MPDGWQWDRTLFQGSAAYYERGRLPYAPGFAETLATALGLDGRGRLLDVGCGPGTVILALARFFAEAVGIDPDEDMLAEAERQARRRGVTNVRWTAARAEDLPAGLGEFRVVVFAQSFHWTDRDRVAATVLEMLEPGGTFVHVSDLKNPPAATTPLPLPAPPYAQIGDLVRRYLGPVRRAGQGTLVNGTPNREDLVLAKAGFENFERHVVPAGDVIVRTADDLVAWAFSRSDSAPHLFGDRREEFEQDLRAMLRQVSPDNRFTEHLPATEIMTWRTPHREG comes from the coding sequence ATGCCTGATGGGTGGCAGTGGGACAGAACCCTGTTCCAGGGAAGTGCGGCCTACTACGAGCGGGGCCGACTGCCGTACGCCCCCGGCTTCGCCGAAACGCTGGCCACGGCGCTGGGTCTGGACGGCCGGGGCCGACTCCTGGACGTCGGCTGCGGGCCCGGCACCGTGATCCTCGCCCTGGCACGGTTCTTCGCCGAGGCGGTCGGCATCGACCCGGATGAGGACATGCTGGCCGAGGCCGAGCGGCAGGCCAGGCGTCGTGGGGTGACCAACGTGCGGTGGACGGCGGCCCGCGCCGAGGACCTCCCGGCCGGTCTGGGCGAGTTCCGGGTCGTGGTGTTCGCCCAGTCCTTCCACTGGACGGATCGCGATCGCGTCGCCGCCACCGTGCTGGAGATGCTGGAGCCGGGAGGCACGTTCGTCCACGTGAGCGACCTCAAGAATCCGCCCGCGGCAACGACACCGCTGCCGCTGCCCGCTCCCCCCTACGCGCAGATCGGCGACCTCGTGCGGCGGTACCTGGGGCCGGTCCGCCGCGCGGGGCAGGGAACGCTCGTCAACGGCACACCGAACCGGGAGGACCTCGTCCTGGCGAAGGCCGGGTTCGAGAACTTCGAACGACATGTCGTGCCGGCCGGCGACGTGATCGTCCGCACCGCGGACGACCTCGTGGCGTGGGCGTTCTCCCGGTCCGACTCCGCCCCTCATCTGTTCGGCGACAGACGGGAGGAGTTCGAACAGGACCTGCGCGCCATGCTGCGCCAGGTGTCGCCCGACAACCGCTTCACGGAGCATCTTCCGGCGACCGAGATCATGACCTGGCGCACACCGCATCGCGAGGGATGA
- a CDS encoding helix-turn-helix domain-containing protein, which yields MADDYLVRIGKLIRDARQHRGWTQAQLAEALGTSQSAVNRIERGNQNISLEMIARIGEALDSEIVSLGYAGPMHLRVVGGRRLSGAIDVKTSKNACVALLCASLLNQGRTVLRRVARIEEVYRLLEVLNSIGVRTRWINDGVDLEIVPPAELDMAAIDAEAAVRTRSIIMFLGPLLHRMDHFKLPYAGGCDLGTRTIEPHMIALRRFGLEVAATEGQYHAVINRAVRPDRPIVLTERGDTVTENALLAAARYDGVTVIRNASSNYMVQDLCFFLEALGVRVEGIGTTTLTVHGVPAIDVDVDYSPSEDPVEAMSLLAAAVVTESELTVRRVPIEFLEIELAVLEEMGLDHDRTPEYPADNGRTRLVDLTVRPSKLEAPIDKIHPMPFPGLNIDNVPFFAAIAAVAQGKTLIHDWVYDNRAIYLTDLNRLGGRLQLLDPHRVLVEGPTRWRAAEMMCPPALRPAVVVLLAMMAAEGTSVLRNVYVINRGYEDLAERLNSIGAQIEIFRDI from the coding sequence ATGGCAGACGACTACCTCGTACGCATCGGCAAGCTCATCCGTGACGCCCGGCAGCACCGGGGCTGGACACAGGCACAGTTGGCCGAGGCGCTCGGAACCAGCCAGAGTGCCGTCAACCGCATCGAGCGGGGCAACCAAAACATCAGCCTTGAGATGATCGCTCGAATCGGTGAAGCGCTGGACAGCGAAATCGTCTCTCTGGGCTATGCGGGACCGATGCACCTGCGTGTCGTGGGCGGCCGTCGACTGTCCGGCGCGATCGACGTGAAGACCAGCAAGAACGCGTGCGTGGCCCTGCTGTGCGCCTCGCTGCTCAACCAGGGGCGCACGGTGCTGCGCCGGGTCGCCCGGATCGAGGAGGTCTACCGCCTGCTCGAGGTCCTCAACTCCATCGGTGTACGGACGCGTTGGATCAACGACGGCGTGGACCTGGAGATCGTGCCGCCGGCCGAGCTGGACATGGCGGCGATCGACGCCGAGGCCGCCGTGCGCACCCGTTCCATCATCATGTTCCTCGGCCCGCTGCTGCACCGCATGGACCACTTCAAGCTGCCGTACGCCGGCGGCTGCGACCTCGGGACGCGGACGATCGAGCCGCACATGATCGCGCTGCGTCGGTTCGGGCTGGAGGTGGCGGCGACGGAGGGGCAGTACCACGCCGTCATCAACCGTGCCGTCCGCCCGGACCGGCCGATCGTGCTGACCGAGCGCGGAGATACGGTTACCGAAAACGCGCTCCTCGCGGCCGCCCGGTACGACGGCGTAACCGTTATCCGCAACGCCTCTTCCAACTACATGGTCCAGGACCTGTGTTTCTTCCTGGAAGCGCTCGGCGTCAGGGTCGAGGGCATCGGCACCACCACGCTCACCGTGCACGGGGTGCCGGCCATCGACGTCGACGTGGACTACTCGCCCTCCGAGGACCCGGTCGAGGCGATGAGCCTGCTGGCCGCCGCCGTCGTAACGGAGTCGGAGCTCACGGTGCGCCGGGTGCCCATCGAGTTCCTGGAGATCGAGCTGGCGGTCCTGGAGGAGATGGGGCTCGACCACGACCGTACGCCGGAGTACCCGGCCGACAACGGCCGTACCCGGCTGGTGGACCTCACGGTCCGGCCCTCCAAGCTGGAGGCGCCGATCGACAAGATCCACCCGATGCCGTTCCCCGGCCTGAACATCGACAACGTCCCGTTCTTCGCCGCCATCGCGGCCGTCGCGCAGGGCAAGACCCTCATCCACGACTGGGTCTACGACAACCGCGCGATCTACCTGACGGACCTGAACCGGCTCGGCGGACGGCTCCAACTCCTCGACCCGCACCGGGTGTTGGTCGAGGGACCGACGCGTTGGCGCGCCGCCGAGATGATGTGCCCGCCGGCCCTGCGTCCGGCGGTGGTCGTCCTGCTGGCGATGATGGCGGCGGAGGGCACGTCCGTGCTGCGCAACGTGTACGTGATCAACCGCGGCTACGAGGACCTGGCCGAGCGGCTGAACTCCATCGGGGCGCAGATCGAGATCTTCCGGGACATCTGA
- a CDS encoding RHS repeat-associated core domain-containing protein, protein MAVPVGLAPVAHATGGGLGRPELPEQRVSKVKQVEGLGAKKARAQVAKDQRENAGQAARALKEQRSAWPKKGSATVRTNGSAPVPAAPGGLPLTVRTPGGKAAAPAGTGMRFTVLDTAAADAAGVTGVLFKAEADAAGRAEVSVDYRNLAGAIGGGWAQRLRLVQLPGCALTTPAKAECRKQTPLPSRNSTGRQTVTAPLTLPASRTSDAAATDATTATVLALTATATGTGQAPNGRGDYSATALSPSASWEAGGSSGSFTWKYDFSVPPAAAGPAPQLSLAYSSGSVDGQNATTNNQGTSVGEGFALSESYIERTYGSCDADGHDGIHDECWKYDNARLVLNGSSSRLVKDGTTGKWRLENDDASTVTRSTGADNGDDNGEYWTVITGDGTKYVFGLDKLDGATTERTNSTWTVPVFGDDEGEPGYSGGTDFADRSLNQAWRWNLDYVEDTSGNAATYWYAKEGDYYKKNKASSANAAYTRGGYLKEIKYGLRKGALFTDDADAKVTFGYAERCTAADCSSLTKDTADNWPDVPFDAICSSGDTDCLAVGPSFFSRKRMTSIDTSSWNASTSAYDPVDSWVLEQQYLDGGDIGDTSDQVLTLKSIKRTGKAGTDIAMNPVTFTYQMRPNRVDGTDDILPLTRPRISTVTSETGAITTVTLSSPECARSEVLGAAEDTNTRSCYPLYWHINGAADASVDWFQKYRVLAVTVSDPAGQNESVEHAYSYSGAAWNYSDDPFVPKDERTWSDWRGYREVSEYKGALNTTRSKTVSQYMQGMDGAKLKDGTTRSVNLAPLPAPDLGLATLKDSDQYAGHLREKVTYSGSTAISATSSEPWSAETARQTVPGAGDAVAYFVQPKKEITHTYLTVPGTWRSRTVQKSYDSYGMVYQADDSGDDTKTGDETCTRTWYARDDSLGLISQVSRERVVAKPCSVADSSLNLPTSSATRGDVLSDTATAYDGATWSTTMKPTKGLKTWKGRAKSYSSTVPSWQKVESTGYDTFGRVTSVTDALEKTTTTAYTPTAAGPLTKKVVTNPKTQATTSFMDPRRGLDLRIYDANLKKTELAYDSLGRLTDVWRPNRNRAGGYSPTQKFGYNLSAAKQSWVSSASLKADGETYNTTYTLYDSLLRPLQEQSPSPKGGRLLSDTRYDTRGLAYEKYEQIFDTTSAPNSTYTRAEYGEAPKQTETVYDGAERTTSSELLVYGVEKWTTTTSYTGDSTAVTAQQGGTATRTLTDARGRDVEKREYAGPSPTDSQFGGGVGVGYSATKYQHTLDDKESGITGPDGAQWTYGFDLLGRQTSVSDPDKGTSTMGYDDLDRVVRSTDSRGKTVLTAYDEIGRTTGTWDGVQDDAHQLTEYTYDTVLKGRPTSNTRFVGGRAGKAYTKTVTGYDTLDRPTATTLTLPADDPLVTAGAPATISFSSAYRLDGTLGNNQEPALGGLAAESIDYGYTPLGQVTSITGSTGYLLAADYSALGLAQQYTLGTQNTEAAKKVYVTNTFEEGTDRLTDTHVTDQTHPYMLMDLNYTFDQAGNITAISDPTTLGGTSAAETQCLGYDGNRRLKSAWTPSSQKCSDAPSASSLSGPAPYWTDYQYSQGGQRTAEIQHRTTGDTTNTYCYKEGRPHVLSGTSKTANCTAPDTGYGYDNSGNTTSRPGPTAKQDLVWSPEGRLSQLTENGKKTDYIYDADGKLLIRSAEGGERVLYTGNTELHLRASGSTWAQRAYSSGSLTIAIRSNESGTNKLSYLAGDHQGTQSLAVSADSAQTVTKRRMTPFGEDRGATTGGAWPDDKGFLGKTNDAKTGLTHVDAREYDPKIGQFISVDPKLSTDQGQSLNGYAYSNNNPATFADPTGEGVPECRDGTIPCRNGVPISTGGNQPAPCPSVINPQCPEYPGNGGGGGNGGGGGGGGNGGGGTGGGGVYGPPSCGAPPMAACSGPVYGPPSQPPLLMGPDPVPLLSFSANCGIASKVQNYVCNAGNGVMTSGSYVQSAFTQAGSLTTDAKAAMRSTRQSNQILQAMRDNPGLRRVAAVGSSKWMGVASRGLLVGGIAFTAYSNYQSTGGDIPLTAAETAVDTAVVLGTTKVGATLGAAIGTAIAPGVGTVIGGAIGAGAGAVTGILASGPINNAMSKGWKSVKGWFS, encoded by the coding sequence ATGGCCGTCCCGGTCGGGCTGGCCCCGGTCGCACACGCGACGGGCGGCGGCCTCGGCCGGCCCGAGCTGCCCGAGCAGCGGGTCAGCAAGGTCAAGCAGGTCGAGGGCCTGGGCGCCAAGAAGGCACGAGCCCAGGTCGCCAAGGACCAGAGGGAGAACGCGGGGCAGGCCGCCCGGGCGCTGAAGGAGCAGCGTTCCGCCTGGCCGAAGAAGGGCTCCGCGACCGTCCGGACGAACGGCTCGGCTCCCGTCCCGGCGGCGCCCGGCGGGCTGCCGCTCACGGTCCGCACCCCGGGCGGCAAGGCCGCTGCCCCGGCCGGGACCGGGATGCGGTTCACGGTCCTGGACACCGCCGCCGCGGACGCGGCCGGTGTCACCGGTGTGCTGTTCAAGGCCGAGGCCGATGCGGCCGGGCGTGCGGAAGTCTCCGTGGACTACCGGAACCTGGCCGGCGCGATCGGCGGCGGCTGGGCGCAGCGGCTGCGGCTGGTCCAGCTGCCCGGCTGCGCACTGACCACCCCCGCCAAGGCCGAGTGCCGCAAGCAGACCCCGCTGCCCTCCCGTAACAGCACCGGTCGGCAGACGGTCACCGCGCCGCTCACCCTCCCCGCGAGCCGCACCTCGGATGCGGCCGCCACCGACGCCACGACGGCGACCGTCCTCGCCCTCACCGCCACCGCAACGGGCACGGGCCAGGCCCCCAACGGCCGTGGCGACTACTCGGCCACCGCCCTGTCCCCGTCGGCGTCCTGGGAGGCGGGCGGCAGCTCCGGCTCCTTCACCTGGAAGTACGACTTCAGCGTGCCGCCCGCGGCCGCCGGACCGGCCCCGCAGCTCTCCCTCGCGTACAGCTCAGGGAGCGTCGACGGCCAGAACGCGACCACCAACAACCAGGGGACCTCGGTCGGTGAGGGCTTCGCCCTCAGCGAGTCCTACATCGAGCGCACCTACGGCAGCTGCGACGCGGACGGCCACGACGGCATCCACGACGAGTGCTGGAAGTACGACAACGCCCGGCTGGTCCTCAACGGATCGTCGTCCCGGCTGGTCAAGGACGGGACGACCGGCAAGTGGCGGCTGGAGAACGACGACGCCTCCACGGTGACCCGCTCCACCGGCGCCGACAACGGGGACGACAACGGCGAGTACTGGACCGTCATCACCGGCGACGGCACCAAGTACGTCTTCGGCCTCGACAAGCTCGACGGCGCCACCACCGAGCGCACCAACTCCACCTGGACCGTCCCGGTCTTCGGTGACGACGAGGGCGAACCCGGCTACTCGGGCGGCACCGACTTCGCGGACCGGTCGCTGAACCAGGCCTGGCGCTGGAACCTCGACTACGTGGAGGACACCTCCGGCAACGCGGCCACGTACTGGTACGCCAAGGAAGGCGACTACTACAAGAAGAACAAGGCGTCCTCCGCCAACGCCGCCTACACGCGCGGCGGTTACCTGAAGGAGATCAAGTACGGGCTGCGCAAGGGTGCGCTCTTCACGGACGACGCCGACGCCAAGGTCACCTTCGGATACGCCGAGCGGTGCACGGCTGCCGACTGCTCCTCGCTGACCAAGGACACCGCCGACAACTGGCCGGACGTACCCTTCGACGCGATCTGCTCCAGCGGCGACACGGACTGTCTGGCCGTAGGCCCTTCGTTCTTCTCCCGCAAGCGGATGACCTCCATCGACACCTCCTCCTGGAACGCCTCGACGAGCGCCTACGATCCGGTGGACTCCTGGGTGCTGGAGCAGCAGTACCTGGACGGCGGGGACATCGGCGACACCTCCGACCAGGTGCTCACCCTGAAGTCCATCAAGCGGACCGGCAAGGCCGGCACCGACATCGCGATGAACCCGGTCACGTTCACCTATCAGATGCGTCCCAACCGGGTGGACGGCACCGACGACATCCTGCCGCTGACCCGCCCGCGCATCTCGACCGTCACCTCGGAGACCGGCGCGATCACCACGGTGACCCTGTCCTCCCCGGAATGCGCGCGCAGCGAGGTGCTCGGCGCGGCCGAGGACACCAACACCCGCTCCTGCTATCCCCTGTACTGGCACATCAACGGCGCCGCGGACGCGTCCGTGGACTGGTTCCAGAAGTACCGGGTCCTCGCCGTCACGGTGTCCGACCCGGCGGGCCAGAACGAATCCGTCGAGCACGCCTACAGCTACAGCGGCGCCGCGTGGAACTACAGCGACGACCCCTTCGTACCGAAGGACGAGCGGACCTGGTCCGACTGGCGCGGCTACCGCGAGGTCTCCGAGTACAAGGGCGCGCTGAACACCACCCGCTCGAAGACCGTCTCCCAGTACATGCAGGGCATGGACGGCGCCAAACTGAAGGACGGCACCACCCGCTCGGTGAACCTCGCCCCGCTCCCCGCACCCGACCTGGGCCTCGCCACGCTGAAGGACAGCGACCAGTACGCCGGCCATCTGAGGGAGAAGGTCACCTACAGCGGGTCCACCGCCATCAGCGCCACCTCGAGTGAGCCCTGGTCGGCGGAGACCGCCCGGCAGACGGTGCCCGGAGCCGGGGACGCCGTCGCCTACTTCGTACAGCCCAAGAAGGAGATCACCCACACCTATCTCACGGTGCCGGGCACCTGGCGCTCCCGCACGGTCCAGAAGAGCTACGACAGCTACGGCATGGTCTACCAGGCCGACGACAGCGGAGACGACACCAAGACCGGCGACGAGACCTGCACCCGCACCTGGTACGCACGCGACGACAGCCTCGGCCTGATCAGCCAGGTCTCCCGCGAGCGCGTGGTCGCAAAACCCTGCTCGGTGGCCGACAGCAGCCTGAACCTGCCCACCTCCTCGGCCACCCGCGGCGATGTGCTGTCCGACACCGCCACCGCCTACGACGGCGCCACCTGGTCCACGACCATGAAGCCGACGAAGGGCCTGAAGACCTGGAAGGGCAGGGCCAAGAGCTACAGCTCCACCGTCCCGAGCTGGCAGAAGGTCGAGAGCACCGGCTACGACACCTTCGGCCGCGTCACCTCCGTGACGGACGCGCTGGAGAAGACCACCACCACCGCCTACACGCCGACCGCGGCGGGCCCGCTGACCAAGAAAGTCGTCACCAACCCCAAGACGCAGGCCACCACTTCCTTCATGGACCCGCGCCGCGGCCTCGACCTGCGGATCTACGACGCGAATCTGAAGAAGACCGAGCTCGCGTACGACAGCCTCGGCCGGCTGACCGACGTGTGGCGGCCCAACCGCAACCGGGCCGGCGGCTACAGCCCGACACAGAAGTTCGGCTACAACCTCAGCGCCGCCAAGCAGTCCTGGGTGTCCTCCGCATCGCTCAAGGCGGACGGTGAAACGTACAACACCACCTACACCCTCTACGACTCGCTGCTGCGCCCCCTCCAGGAGCAGTCGCCCAGCCCCAAGGGCGGACGGCTTCTCAGCGACACCCGCTACGACACCCGGGGCCTGGCCTACGAGAAGTACGAGCAGATCTTCGACACCACTTCGGCGCCGAACTCGACCTACACCAGGGCCGAGTACGGTGAGGCACCCAAGCAGACCGAGACGGTCTACGACGGGGCCGAGCGCACCACGTCCAGCGAACTCCTCGTCTACGGCGTGGAGAAGTGGACCACCACCACCTCGTACACCGGTGATTCGACCGCGGTCACCGCTCAGCAGGGCGGCACAGCGACCCGAACCCTCACCGACGCACGGGGAAGGGACGTGGAGAAGCGCGAGTACGCGGGCCCGAGCCCGACCGACAGCCAGTTCGGCGGCGGCGTCGGTGTCGGCTACAGCGCCACGAAGTACCAGCACACGCTGGACGACAAGGAAAGCGGCATCACCGGACCCGACGGTGCCCAGTGGACCTACGGGTTCGATCTCCTCGGCCGGCAGACCAGTGTCAGTGACCCCGACAAGGGCACGTCCACGATGGGCTACGACGACCTCGACCGCGTCGTCAGGAGCACGGACTCGCGGGGCAAGACCGTCCTGACCGCGTATGACGAGATCGGGCGGACGACCGGTACCTGGGACGGCGTCCAGGACGACGCCCACCAGCTCACCGAGTACACCTACGACACCGTGCTCAAGGGCCGGCCGACCTCCAACACCCGCTTCGTGGGCGGCAGGGCCGGGAAGGCGTACACCAAGACGGTCACCGGCTACGACACCCTCGACCGTCCGACGGCCACCACCCTCACGCTGCCCGCCGACGATCCGCTGGTCACCGCGGGCGCACCGGCCACGATCTCGTTCTCCAGCGCGTACCGCCTCGACGGCACGCTCGGCAACAACCAGGAGCCCGCGCTGGGCGGGCTGGCGGCCGAGAGCATCGACTACGGCTACACCCCGCTCGGCCAGGTCACCTCGATCACCGGCAGTACGGGTTATCTGCTGGCTGCCGACTACTCGGCCCTCGGTCTCGCCCAGCAGTACACGCTGGGCACGCAGAACACCGAAGCCGCCAAGAAGGTCTATGTCACCAACACCTTCGAGGAGGGCACCGACCGGCTCACCGACACGCATGTCACGGACCAGACCCACCCGTACATGCTGATGGACCTCAACTACACCTTCGACCAGGCCGGCAACATCACGGCCATCTCCGACCCGACCACCCTCGGGGGCACGAGCGCGGCCGAGACACAGTGCCTCGGCTACGACGGCAACCGCCGGCTGAAGAGCGCCTGGACACCCTCCTCGCAGAAGTGCTCCGACGCGCCCAGCGCGTCGAGCCTCTCCGGCCCCGCGCCCTACTGGACCGACTACCAGTACAGCCAGGGCGGGCAGCGCACCGCCGAGATCCAGCACAGGACGACCGGCGACACCACCAACACGTACTGCTACAAGGAGGGAAGGCCGCACGTCCTGTCGGGCACCAGCAAGACGGCGAACTGCACCGCACCCGACACCGGATACGGCTACGACAACTCGGGCAACACCACCTCCCGGCCCGGCCCGACGGCCAAGCAGGACCTGGTCTGGTCACCGGAGGGGCGGCTCTCCCAGCTCACCGAGAACGGCAAGAAGACCGACTACATCTACGACGCCGACGGCAAGCTCCTGATCCGGAGCGCGGAGGGCGGCGAACGCGTCCTGTACACGGGCAACACCGAACTCCACCTGAGGGCGAGCGGCAGCACCTGGGCCCAGCGCGCCTACTCCTCGGGCAGCCTGACCATCGCGATCCGGAGCAATGAGTCCGGGACCAACAAGCTCAGCTATCTCGCCGGAGACCATCAGGGGACCCAGAGCCTGGCGGTGTCCGCGGACAGCGCCCAGACGGTCACCAAGCGCCGGATGACACCGTTCGGCGAGGACCGCGGCGCGACGACCGGCGGCGCCTGGCCGGACGACAAGGGCTTCCTGGGCAAGACCAACGACGCCAAAACGGGCCTCACGCATGTCGATGCCCGGGAGTACGATCCCAAGATCGGCCAGTTCATCAGCGTCGACCCGAAACTCAGCACGGATCAGGGCCAGTCCCTGAACGGGTACGCCTACTCCAACAACAATCCCGCCACGTTCGCCGACCCGACCGGTGAAGGCGTCCCCGAATGCCGGGACGGCACCATCCCGTGCCGCAACGGCGTCCCCATCAGCACCGGCGGGAACCAGCCGGCACCCTGCCCCAGCGTGATCAATCCGCAGTGCCCGGAATATCCGGGCAACGGCGGTGGCGGCGGCAACGGCGGCGGCGGTGGCGGTGGCGGCAACGGGGGCGGCGGCACGGGCGGTGGTGGGGTCTACGGCCCGCCCTCCTGCGGGGCGCCTCCGATGGCGGCCTGCAGCGGCCCGGTGTACGGGCCGCCCTCCCAGCCGCCCCTGCTCATGGGCCCCGACCCGGTTCCGCTGCTGTCCTTCTCGGCCAACTGCGGGATCGCGTCCAAGGTGCAGAACTACGTCTGCAACGCGGGCAACGGAGTCATGACCTCGGGCTCCTACGTCCAGTCGGCCTTCACCCAGGCGGGCAGCCTGACCACCGACGCCAAGGCCGCGATGCGGTCCACCCGGCAGTCCAACCAGATCCTGCAGGCGATGCGGGACAACCCCGGTCTCCGGCGCGTGGCAGCCGTCGGGAGCAGCAAGTGGATGGGGGTCGCCAGCAGGGGGCTGCTGGTGGGCGGTATCGCGTTCACCGCCTATTCCAACTACCAGTCCACCGGTGGTGACATCCCCCTGACGGCAGCCGAGACCGCGGTCGACACAGCCGTGGTCCTGGGTACGACCAAGGTGGGCGCCACGCTCGGGGCGGCGATCGGCACCGCCATCGCGCCCGGCGTGGGCACGGTCATCGGCGGAGCCATCGGGGCGGGTGCGGGAGCCGTCACCGGCATCCTGGCGTCGGGCCCGATCAACAACGCCATGTCGAAGGGCTGGAAGAGCGTGAAGGGCTGGTTCAGCTGA
- a CDS encoding DUF4236 domain-containing protein, translating into MALTFRKSFRILPGVRLNINRRSWSITTGGGRHGPRHTHSSTGRRTTSIDLPGPFGWRRTRTAKRH; encoded by the coding sequence ATGGCCCTCACTTTCCGCAAGAGTTTCCGCATCCTTCCCGGCGTCCGGCTGAACATCAACCGGCGGTCGTGGTCCATCACGACGGGCGGCGGACGGCACGGTCCGCGTCATACGCACAGCAGTACGGGACGTCGTACGACTTCGATTGATTTGCCCGGACCTTTCGGGTGGCGTCGTACGCGGACCGCCAAGCGCCATTGA